A region of Vitis riparia cultivar Riparia Gloire de Montpellier isolate 1030 chromosome 12, EGFV_Vit.rip_1.0, whole genome shotgun sequence DNA encodes the following proteins:
- the LOC117927266 gene encoding bifunctional riboflavin kinase/FMN phosphatase-like isoform X2 — protein MPLPPCSFLNSIPLKPISPSSSLSAMNGCCGPQCDGAAYIQAVIFDLDGTLLDTEKVTKNVLKEFLEKYGKVIDREQEDTRLGISQLEAAIAVIKEYDLPLTPRQFIDEISPIYKERWPTAKPLPGVNRLMKHLQKHGVPFALASNSKKENVDAKISYHQGWKENFVAVLGSDQVKSGKPSPDLFLEAAKRMGVDAAHCLVIEDSLVGVRAANAAGMKVVAVPSQSEADYASIADSVLHSLLEFQPELWDLPPFEDWVDSALPIEPIYASGLFSNGFLCEAEDDESCTFPSQVWGLYFGWAKLNMDGIFKVLVGVGRGHCTCTAKRKIKPWIIDDSDGHIADQHMQLSLVGFIRGLNKETLMDLEEVEEEKSIASASLDLPMFLHHTRAPLFP, from the exons atgccTTTGCCTCCTTGTTCTTTCTTGAATTCAATTCCTCTTAAACCCATATCTCCCTCTTCCTCCCTCTCTGCCATGAACGGCTGCTGTGGGCCTCAGTGTGATGGAGCTGCTTATATTCAAGCTGTTATCTTTGATTTGGACGGTACCCTTTTGGATACAG AGAAAGTTACGAAGAACGTTTTAAAGGAATTTTTGGAGAAATATGGGAAGGTTATAGACAGGGAACAGGAAGATACGAGGTTGGGGATATCCCAGCTAGAGGCTGCAATTgctgtcatcaaggaatatgaccTTCCATTGACACCCCGACAATTTATTGATGAAATCAGTCCTATTTATAAGGAGAG GTGGCCGACAGCCAAACCACTTCCTGGTGTTAATCGCCTCATGAAACATCTCCAAAAGCATGGAGTGCCATTTGCTCTTGCTTCAAACTCCAAGAAGGAAAATGTGGATGCAAAAATCTCTTACCATCAAG GTTGGAAGGAAAACTTTGTAGCAGTTCTGGGAAGCGACCAGGTTAAATCAGGGAAACCGTCTCCAGATTT ATTCCTGGAAGCTGCAAAGAGGATGGGTGTAGATGCAGCTCACTGCCTAGTGATAGAAGACTCCTT GGTTGGTGTTAGAGCAGCAAATGCTGCTGGAATGAAGGTGGTAGCCGTTCCTTCACAAAGCGAAGCTGATTATGCTTCCATTGCTGATTCTGTGCTTCATTCACTTCTAGAATTCCAGCCTGAGCTTTGGGATCTTCCACCATTTGAAGACT GGGTAGATAGTGCATTGCCAATTGAACCCATTTATGCAAGCGGTCTATTTAGCAATGGGTTTTTGTGTGAAGCTGAAG aTGATGAATCATGTACTTTTCCCAGTCAAGTTTGGGGACTTTATTTTGGTTGGGCCAAACTCAACATGGATGGGATCTTCAAGGTTTTGGTTGGTGTTGGAAGAGGTCATTGTACCTGCACTGCCAAGAGAAAAATT AAACCATGGATCATTGATGACAGTGATGGCCATATAGCTGACCAGCACATGCAACTATCACTGGTTGGCTTCATCCGAGGATTGAACAAG GAAACATTAATGGATTTAGAAgaggttgaagaagaaaagtCCATTGCAAGTGCTTCTTTGGACCTGCCTATGTTTCTCCACCATACAAGGGCACCACTCTTTCCATGA
- the LOC117927325 gene encoding 14-3-3 protein 9-like, with product MASSAERHDLLFAAKLAEQAKRYDEMGDAMKKLVRMKVELSPEERSAFSMAYKKAIEPLRSSWGILQQGKSNEEINGAKQKVIRIREFQEKIESDLSSICDEVMSLLDKHLLPFTTNDENRVFYLKMKGDYYRYMAECKTESEKKKAISNSLKAYQTAIVEAEGLPPLNPIMLGSNLNYSVFLYDIVKARRRAMAVARRTVDATVGEIESKRLNKEMYEDSMTILDLIKDNLARWAADVPLGSDDLFFVLRRFSL from the exons ATGGCTTCTTCTGCAGAACGACACGACCTCCTCTTCGCTGCCAAGCTCGCTGAACAAGCCAAGCGATATGACG AGATGGGGGATGCAATGAAGAAGCTTGTAAGgatgaaagttgaattaagtCCAGAGGAAAGATCAGCCTTCTCAATGGCGTACAAGAAGGCGATTGAGCCTCTGAGATCATCATGGGGAATCCTGCAACAGGGAAAATCAAACGAAGAAATAAATGGGGCCAAGCAGAAGGTGATTCGGATTAGGGAGTTTCAGGAGAAGATCGAAAGCGATCTGTCGAGTATTTGTGACGAGGTGATGAGTCTATTAGATAAACACCTTCTTCCTTTCACCACAAACGATGAGAACAGAGTATTCTACCTTAAAAT GAAAGGCGATTATTACAGGTACATGGCGGAGTGCAAGACTGAAAGTGAGAAGAAAAAGGCCATTAGTAATTCCTTGAAAGCATATCAG ACAGCCATTGTTGAAGCAGAGGGTCTTCCTCCTTTGAATCCCATTATGTTGGGTTCCAACTTGAATTACTCAGTCTTCCTTTATGATATTGTGAAGGCACGTAGAAG GGCGATGGCGGTTGCAAGGCGAACTGTTGATGCAACAGTGGGAGAGATTGAAAGCAAAAGGCTGAATAAGGAAATGTATGAAGATAGCATGACAATTTTGGACCTTATAAAGGACAACCTCGCCCGGTGGGCCGCGGACGTGCCTCTGGGTTCAGATGATCTATTTTTCGTATTGAGGCGTTTTAGTTTATAA
- the LOC117927198 gene encoding heavy metal-associated isoprenylated plant protein 28-like isoform X1, with the protein MTTIEMRVHMDCAGCESKIKKTLQKLKGVDSIEIDMATQKVTVTGWADQKKVLKAVRKTGRRAELWSLPYNPEHHNGTDYFNISQHHCNGPSTHFTPQPSSYYNYYKHGYDSHDGSYYHRPPQSTIFGEQTGAAFSDDNPNACSIM; encoded by the exons ATGACG ACAATAGAGATGAGGGTACACATGGACTGCGCTGGATGCGAgagcaaaataaagaaaaccctACAAAAATTGAAAG GAGTTGACAGCATAGAGATAGACATGGCGACACAGAAGGTGACAGTGACGGGATGGGCTGATCAGAAGAAGGTTCTCAAGGCCGTCCGTAAGACGGGGCGAAGAGCGGAGCTGTGGAGCTTACCCTACAACCCAGAGCATCACAACGGCACAGACTATTTCAATATCAGTCAACATCATTGTAATGGACCGTCAACTCACTTCACCCCACAGCCATCTTCTTACTACAACTACTACAAGCATGGGTACGACAGCCATGATGGGAGCTATTATCATCGTCCCCCGCAATCCACCATCTTTGGGGAGCAGACTGGTGCTGCTTTCAGCGATGACAACCCTAATGCTTGTTCTATAATGTGA
- the LOC117927198 gene encoding heavy metal-associated isoprenylated plant protein 28-like isoform X2 — MRVHMDCAGCESKIKKTLQKLKGVDSIEIDMATQKVTVTGWADQKKVLKAVRKTGRRAELWSLPYNPEHHNGTDYFNISQHHCNGPSTHFTPQPSSYYNYYKHGYDSHDGSYYHRPPQSTIFGEQTGAAFSDDNPNACSIM, encoded by the exons ATGAGGGTACACATGGACTGCGCTGGATGCGAgagcaaaataaagaaaaccctACAAAAATTGAAAG GAGTTGACAGCATAGAGATAGACATGGCGACACAGAAGGTGACAGTGACGGGATGGGCTGATCAGAAGAAGGTTCTCAAGGCCGTCCGTAAGACGGGGCGAAGAGCGGAGCTGTGGAGCTTACCCTACAACCCAGAGCATCACAACGGCACAGACTATTTCAATATCAGTCAACATCATTGTAATGGACCGTCAACTCACTTCACCCCACAGCCATCTTCTTACTACAACTACTACAAGCATGGGTACGACAGCCATGATGGGAGCTATTATCATCGTCCCCCGCAATCCACCATCTTTGGGGAGCAGACTGGTGCTGCTTTCAGCGATGACAACCCTAATGCTTGTTCTATAATGTGA